One stretch of Streptomyces zhihengii DNA includes these proteins:
- the argC gene encoding N-acetyl-gamma-glutamyl-phosphate reductase, with translation MTRPIRAGVVGASGLAGGELLRLITQHPGLELAFLGGSSHIGRRPAELHPGLRLGLNGLTVRPVTEEIAGELDVVFLATPAPVSAELAALLADRVPAVIDLSGAFRIRTPELHQRWYPKVQRRPDLAERFVYGVPELVGDRLADASLISLPGCYATAITLGLAPLALGLGLDLRTVVIDGKSGSSGGGLQLRTTDLHPYRNGAIAPYAPTGHRHAGEVRDFLEREGAGPVGSLTMSAYGVSHVRGLLTSSYVFTDQEVDQRELQRAYLRFYKGHPFVRVRRHDETLIPVPDPQAVLGSNYCDVTVLHDEEDGRIVVLAALDNLVKGAAGQAVQAANLRFGLPVETGLTMHPVMPA, from the coding sequence ATGACGCGCCCCATCCGCGCGGGGGTGGTCGGCGCCTCCGGCCTCGCCGGCGGCGAACTCCTCCGCCTGATCACCCAGCACCCCGGTCTGGAACTCGCCTTCCTCGGCGGCTCCTCCCACATCGGCCGCCGGCCGGCCGAGCTGCACCCCGGGCTCCGCCTAGGACTGAACGGCCTCACCGTGCGCCCGGTGACCGAGGAGATCGCCGGCGAACTGGACGTGGTCTTCCTCGCCACCCCGGCGCCGGTGTCCGCCGAACTCGCCGCGCTGCTCGCCGACCGGGTGCCCGCCGTGATCGACCTCAGCGGCGCGTTCCGCATCCGCACCCCCGAGCTGCACCAGCGCTGGTACCCGAAGGTGCAGCGCCGGCCCGACCTCGCGGAGCGCTTCGTCTACGGCGTGCCGGAGCTCGTCGGCGACCGGCTCGCGGACGCGTCCCTGATCTCGCTGCCCGGCTGCTACGCCACCGCGATCACCCTCGGCCTGGCACCGCTCGCCCTCGGCCTCGGCCTCGATCTGCGGACGGTGGTGATCGACGGCAAGAGCGGTTCCAGCGGCGGCGGTCTCCAACTCCGCACCACCGACCTGCACCCGTACCGCAACGGGGCCATCGCCCCGTACGCGCCGACCGGGCACCGGCACGCGGGCGAGGTGCGGGACTTCCTGGAGCGCGAGGGCGCCGGACCGGTCGGCTCGCTCACCATGTCCGCGTACGGCGTCTCCCATGTCCGCGGGCTGCTCACCAGCAGCTACGTCTTCACCGACCAGGAGGTCGACCAGCGCGAACTCCAGCGGGCGTACCTGCGGTTCTACAAGGGGCATCCGTTCGTCCGGGTGCGCAGGCACGACGAGACGCTGATCCCGGTGCCCGACCCGCAGGCCGTGCTCGGTTCCAACTACTGCGACGTGACCGTGCTGCACGACGAGGAGGACGGCCGGATCGTGGTCCTCGCCGCCCTGGACAACCTCGTCAAGGGCGCGGCGGGGCAGGCCGTCCAGGCCGCGAACCTGCGCTTCGGACTGCCCGTGGAGACGGGCCTGACGATGCACCCGGTGATGCCGGCGTGA
- a CDS encoding type 1 glutamine amidotransferase: MAQPRVLVVDNGTLSLPQLRARFEQLGSDTDAVDAASVPARLGGRYQAVVLSGTKVRAYDTDYYRPLIDLVHSSDVPVFGICGGMQILAVSAGGRLADGPQRVGGFEVQVDKEEPLFTHVKPTVTVFHRHTLYLQEAPEGFRSIGRSEHAPVEFLRSDDGRILGSQAHLEFRSDGLEILRGFAQLYR, translated from the coding sequence GTGGCGCAACCCCGTGTGCTGGTCGTCGACAACGGCACGCTCTCCCTCCCCCAGCTCCGCGCCCGCTTCGAGCAACTGGGCTCGGACACGGACGCCGTCGACGCCGCGTCCGTCCCGGCACGGCTCGGCGGCCGCTACCAGGCCGTCGTGCTCAGCGGCACCAAGGTCCGGGCGTACGACACCGACTACTACCGGCCGCTGATCGACCTCGTCCACAGCAGCGACGTACCGGTCTTCGGGATCTGCGGCGGCATGCAGATCCTGGCCGTGTCGGCCGGCGGGCGGCTCGCCGACGGCCCCCAGCGGGTCGGCGGCTTCGAGGTCCAGGTCGACAAGGAGGAACCGCTCTTCACCCATGTGAAACCGACCGTGACCGTCTTCCACCGGCACACCCTCTACCTCCAGGAGGCCCCCGAGGGCTTCCGCTCCATCGGCCGCTCCGAACACGCCCCCGTCGAGTTCCTGCGGTCCGACGACGGCCGGATCCTCGGGTCCCAGGCGCATCTGGAGTTCCGCTCCGACGGCCTGGAGATCCTGCGCGGCTTCGCCCAGCTCTACCGGTGA
- a CDS encoding amino acid kinase family protein codes for MSTPTVVKLGGSCLDDLDGAWWDDLAAYGRERPLVLVHGWSKPLKRLRPRYSEPSAVLRDRYGNQSRWTTPEVIEDIRTVSAALAEDVLGRLDRRGITAERLLGSDGLVAAGEAERWWWREKRLVELENLVGPITGVDPAALKNLRPGHAYLVTPLARNAAGREVNTDADRAAAAVAGATGAADLVLVTDVAHLLVDGEPVREIGAAQAAAFRDKGATGGMRKKLRAAGEALDGGVRRVVLGSASVTDLLAGRTGTVITRTPQT; via the coding sequence GTGAGCACACCGACCGTGGTGAAGCTCGGCGGAAGCTGCCTGGACGATCTCGACGGCGCCTGGTGGGACGACCTGGCCGCGTACGGCCGCGAGCGCCCGCTGGTGCTGGTGCACGGCTGGTCCAAGCCGCTGAAGCGGCTGCGTCCGCGCTACAGCGAGCCGTCCGCGGTCCTGCGCGACCGCTACGGCAACCAGAGCAGGTGGACCACACCCGAGGTGATCGAGGACATCAGGACGGTGAGCGCGGCGCTGGCCGAGGACGTCCTCGGACGGCTCGACCGGCGCGGGATCACCGCGGAGCGGCTGCTCGGCAGCGACGGACTCGTCGCCGCGGGCGAGGCCGAACGCTGGTGGTGGCGCGAGAAGCGGCTCGTGGAGCTGGAGAACCTGGTCGGGCCGATCACCGGGGTCGACCCGGCGGCCCTGAAGAACCTCCGCCCGGGCCACGCGTATCTCGTCACCCCGCTCGCCCGGAACGCCGCCGGCCGGGAGGTCAACACCGACGCGGACCGGGCCGCGGCGGCCGTCGCCGGGGCCACCGGCGCGGCCGACCTGGTGCTCGTCACCGATGTCGCCCATCTGCTGGTCGACGGCGAACCGGTGCGCGAGATCGGCGCCGCACAGGCCGCGGCCTTCCGCGACAAGGGGGCGACGGGCGGGATGCGCAAGAAGCTGCGGGCCGCCGGTGAGGCCCTCGACGGCGGCGTCCGGCGGGTGGTGCTCGGCAGCGCGTCCGTCACCGACCTGCTGGCGGGCCGCACCGGCACCGTCATCACCCGAACCCCGCAGACCTGA
- a CDS encoding AMP-binding protein translates to MAAEYRRRGWWREETFLDDLFRQARERPHRLAVAARRVAESRTDTLDWAELARLTDRFALALLDLGVRRGDFVAVQLPNRWEMVPLIFAAARIGAVICPISPICPEEELRHRLGLTRARVFVTQPQWSGTGLAAIGVRLRAELDTLDHVVVVDGPVPEGAHSFHERFVAPADEDRRAGELAGLALGPDEPFVVLFTSGTTGESKGVLHSQNTVHSAVRGYADAFGLDGDWVAAVSTPLVHYSGFAQGVLAGTLLGGTVAFQDERRNEALLDLVERYGATLLYGPPATLADVAASQREVKRDTSTLRHVVIGSAPVLAALADEVHETLGARAHSLWGMSENGPVTMTRPDDPQDRAAHSNGRTIEAMEVRVDAEGVGDGGPVGGGVGRLRVRGASLALGYYRREEVFAAEFTADGWFDTGDLAREDGHDGIRIVGRARDAIVRDGHVAPMTELEAVIGSHPRAVEAAVVGLDPDGPGASSVIVAVVVPRDGEGPTLDEVRAHLLAAGHGDRFLPDRVESLPVLPKTLTGKVRKVALRERYAGPPGA, encoded by the coding sequence GTGGCGGCGGAGTACCGGCGCCGGGGGTGGTGGCGGGAGGAGACGTTCCTCGACGACCTGTTCCGGCAGGCGCGGGAGCGGCCCCACCGGCTCGCCGTCGCGGCCCGGCGGGTCGCCGAGTCCCGCACCGACACCCTGGACTGGGCCGAACTGGCGCGGCTGACCGACCGCTTCGCCCTGGCCCTGCTCGACCTGGGCGTCCGGCGCGGCGACTTCGTGGCCGTGCAGCTCCCCAACCGGTGGGAGATGGTGCCCCTGATCTTCGCCGCCGCGCGGATCGGCGCCGTGATCTGCCCGATCTCGCCGATCTGCCCGGAGGAGGAGCTGCGGCACCGCCTCGGCCTCACCCGGGCCCGGGTGTTCGTCACCCAGCCGCAGTGGTCGGGGACCGGCCTCGCCGCGATCGGCGTGCGGCTCCGCGCCGAGCTGGACACCCTCGACCATGTGGTCGTCGTGGACGGCCCGGTGCCGGAGGGCGCCCACTCCTTCCACGAGCGCTTCGTGGCCCCGGCGGACGAGGACCGGCGCGCCGGTGAGCTCGCCGGACTGGCGCTCGGGCCCGACGAGCCGTTCGTGGTCCTGTTCACCTCCGGGACCACGGGCGAGTCCAAGGGCGTGCTGCACAGCCAGAACACCGTGCACTCCGCGGTCCGCGGCTACGCGGACGCCTTCGGGCTGGACGGCGACTGGGTCGCCGCGGTGTCCACACCGCTGGTGCACTACTCGGGCTTCGCGCAGGGCGTCCTCGCCGGCACCCTGCTCGGCGGCACGGTCGCCTTCCAGGACGAACGGCGCAACGAGGCCCTGCTGGACCTGGTGGAGCGCTACGGGGCGACGCTGCTCTACGGGCCGCCGGCCACCCTGGCGGACGTCGCGGCGTCCCAGCGGGAGGTGAAGCGCGACACGAGCACCCTGCGGCACGTGGTGATCGGGTCCGCGCCCGTGCTCGCCGCGCTGGCGGACGAGGTGCACGAGACGCTCGGCGCGCGCGCCCACTCGCTGTGGGGCATGTCGGAGAACGGCCCCGTCACCATGACCCGCCCCGACGACCCCCAGGACCGGGCGGCGCACAGCAACGGCCGGACCATCGAGGCGATGGAGGTCCGGGTCGACGCGGAGGGCGTCGGGGACGGCGGGCCGGTGGGCGGCGGCGTCGGCCGGCTCCGGGTGCGCGGCGCGTCGCTGGCGCTGGGCTACTACCGGCGCGAGGAGGTCTTCGCGGCGGAGTTCACCGCGGACGGCTGGTTCGACACCGGCGACCTGGCCCGCGAGGACGGTCACGACGGCATCCGCATCGTCGGCCGGGCCCGTGACGCGATCGTCCGGGACGGGCACGTCGCCCCGATGACCGAGCTGGAGGCGGTGATCGGCAGCCACCCCCGGGCCGTGGAGGCCGCCGTCGTCGGCCTGGATCCGGACGGGCCGGGCGCGTCGTCGGTGATCGTCGCGGTGGTGGTCCCGCGGGACGGCGAGGGGCCGACGCTCGACGAGGTCCGCGCGCACCTGCTGGCGGCGGGCCACGGGGACCGTTTCCTGCCGGACCGGGTGGAGTCGCTGCCCGTGCTGCCCAAGACGCTGACGGGCAAGGTCCGCAAGGTGGCACTGCGCGAGCGGTACGCCGGGCCGCCGGGCGCCTGA
- a CDS encoding Glu/Leu/Phe/Val dehydrogenase dimerization domain-containing protein: MSDQDSPQEPAFTVSLNGSGGSIRGWVVVDSLYDGLAMGGTRRTAGVTEEEVAGLARDMTDKFTLARLPIGGAKAGIVADDADREETFRTFGRTVKPLLHGGIHLGIDMGVTPADRAVFFDAAGYDPRYRLGAPDMPVDWRTYYEPLIDATGHGVGVAAVTALEASGRTGPARVVVQGFGAVGRAVARFLEDRGHVVVGVADIEGTVSAERIPVADLVAITDEYGRIDRSRLPQDVTLSSEPDAWLDVDADLLILAAQKHAVNAENAHRLRARLVVEGANLASGAEAKEKVRAAGAVLVPGVIANIGGAASAALAVTRVVPFDLAAGARKAWVFDWVGDRVRQNTRDLLEIAASSAGDPLPELLAARRKERR, encoded by the coding sequence ATGAGTGATCAGGACAGCCCGCAGGAGCCGGCGTTCACCGTCTCCCTGAACGGCAGCGGAGGTTCGATCAGGGGCTGGGTGGTCGTCGACTCGCTGTACGACGGCCTGGCGATGGGCGGCACCCGGCGGACGGCCGGTGTCACCGAGGAGGAAGTGGCGGGCCTCGCCCGCGACATGACGGACAAGTTCACGCTCGCCCGGCTGCCCATCGGCGGCGCCAAGGCCGGCATCGTCGCCGACGACGCGGACCGCGAGGAGACCTTCCGCACCTTCGGCAGGACCGTCAAGCCGCTGCTGCACGGCGGCATCCACCTGGGCATCGACATGGGCGTCACCCCCGCCGACCGTGCCGTGTTCTTCGACGCGGCGGGCTACGACCCCCGCTACCGGCTCGGTGCCCCGGACATGCCCGTCGACTGGCGCACCTACTACGAGCCGCTGATCGACGCCACCGGACACGGTGTCGGCGTCGCGGCGGTGACGGCGCTGGAGGCGAGTGGCCGCACCGGTCCCGCCCGGGTGGTCGTCCAGGGCTTCGGCGCGGTGGGCCGGGCGGTGGCCCGGTTCCTGGAGGACCGGGGCCATGTGGTGGTCGGTGTCGCCGACATCGAGGGCACCGTCAGCGCGGAGCGCATCCCGGTGGCCGACCTGGTCGCGATCACCGACGAGTACGGCCGGATCGACCGGTCGCGGCTGCCGCAGGACGTGACCTTGTCGTCCGAGCCGGACGCCTGGCTGGACGTCGACGCCGACCTGCTGATCCTCGCCGCGCAGAAGCACGCGGTGAACGCCGAGAACGCGCACCGGCTGCGGGCCCGGCTGGTCGTGGAGGGCGCCAACCTCGCCTCCGGCGCGGAGGCGAAGGAGAAGGTGCGGGCGGCGGGGGCCGTGCTGGTGCCCGGGGTGATCGCCAACATCGGCGGCGCGGCGTCGGCGGCGCTGGCCGTCACCCGGGTGGTGCCCTTCGACCTGGCGGCCGGGGCCCGCAAGGCGTGGGTCTTCGACTGGGTCGGCGACCGGGTGCGGCAGAACACCCGCGATCTGCTGGAGATCGCGGCGTCGAGCGCGGGCGACCCCCTGCCGGAGTTGCTCGCGGCACGCCGCAAGGAGCGCCGGTGA
- a CDS encoding pyridoxal phosphate-dependent aminotransferase, which yields MPVSTPVPMSATLAADEALARRRAAGERVLSMASGEIGLPVLPALRERLAAAAGENAYGPVPGSPELRAAAAGYWRRRGLATDPGQVVAGPGSKPLLFALLLAIGGDVAVPVPGWVSYGAQARLAGAEPLPVPTRPGEGGVPDPELLREAVTAARRAGRDPRAVVVTVPDNPTGTVAPPDTVRALAEAARELDLVVVSDEIYCDLVYDTSAPAHSPARYAPERTVVTCGLTKNLALGGWRTGVARLPDGEAGRELGTRLVSVASQIWSSPPAPVQSAAAYAFGEPPEVIAQVAAARRLHGTVVRAVAGHLVAAGAALAPVAATCYLYPDFAPLRDRLAAAHGVHDGDGVARFLGERHGVGVLPGSAFGEPAGSLRVRLATSRLYGADDGQRLAALAAPDPLALPWIAGAVAWAGEALADLAAGPGPAARRP from the coding sequence ATGCCTGTGTCCACACCGGTCCCCATGTCGGCCACGCTCGCCGCCGACGAGGCGCTGGCGCGCCGGCGGGCGGCCGGGGAGCGTGTCCTGTCCATGGCCAGCGGGGAGATCGGCCTGCCGGTGCTCCCCGCCCTGCGGGAGCGGCTCGCCGCCGCCGCGGGCGAGAACGCCTACGGGCCGGTGCCCGGCAGCCCGGAGCTGCGGGCCGCGGCCGCCGGGTACTGGCGGCGGCGCGGGCTCGCCACCGACCCCGGTCAGGTGGTGGCCGGGCCGGGCAGCAAACCGCTGCTGTTCGCGCTGCTGCTGGCGATCGGCGGCGACGTCGCCGTCCCCGTGCCGGGCTGGGTGAGCTACGGGGCGCAGGCACGGCTGGCGGGGGCGGAGCCCCTCCCGGTGCCGACCCGGCCGGGCGAGGGCGGGGTGCCCGATCCGGAACTGCTGCGCGAGGCGGTCACGGCGGCGCGGCGGGCGGGCCGGGATCCCCGGGCGGTCGTGGTGACGGTGCCGGACAACCCCACCGGCACGGTCGCGCCGCCGGACACGGTGCGGGCGCTCGCCGAGGCGGCGAGGGAGCTCGACCTGGTGGTGGTGTCGGACGAGATCTACTGCGACCTGGTCTACGACACGTCGGCGCCCGCCCACTCACCGGCCCGGTACGCGCCGGAGCGGACGGTGGTGACCTGCGGGCTGACGAAGAACCTCGCGCTCGGGGGCTGGCGCACCGGGGTGGCCAGGCTGCCGGACGGCGAGGCCGGCCGGGAGCTCGGCACCCGGCTGGTGTCGGTCGCCAGCCAGATCTGGTCCAGCCCGCCCGCGCCGGTGCAGTCGGCCGCGGCGTACGCGTTCGGCGAGCCGCCGGAGGTGATCGCGCAGGTCGCGGCGGCCCGCCGGCTGCACGGGACGGTGGTGCGCGCGGTCGCCGGGCACCTGGTCGCGGCGGGCGCGGCGCTCGCCCCGGTCGCCGCGACCTGCTACCTCTATCCCGATTTCGCCCCGCTGCGCGACCGGCTGGCCGCCGCGCACGGGGTGCACGACGGCGACGGCGTCGCCCGGTTCCTGGGCGAGCGCCACGGCGTGGGCGTCCTGCCGGGGAGTGCCTTCGGCGAGCCGGCGGGGTCGCTGCGCGTCCGGCTGGCCACCAGCCGGCTGTACGGCGCGGACGACGGGCAGCGGCTGGCGGCGCTGGCCGCGCCCGATCCGCTGGCGCTGCCGTGGATCGCCGGGGCCGTCGCCTGGGCCGGCGAGGCCCTCGCCGACCTGGCCGCCGGCCCGGGCCCGGCCGCCCGCCGCCCCTGA
- a CDS encoding fumarylacetoacetate (FAA) hydrolase, translated as MSLPTLPTLFEALYRGERHVGFGRPEPGTPQTLYRVPEGRLAEIFVTTDGSPGAVRAAVTEGAEEVTVTAGDPEVRLLPPLLPARSGAALLSGFMGTHKKKWGGASAPEGGEFEPPKWFFKGFGDWVRLPGETLNVPANPIALIEEPEVALVYVNDEDGNPHYAGYTFGNDLCDIGLHRKDPGYNPYCKLCDTALTPWLFLGEPPRTVTGRVTITRDGATAWEGSFDCGDDALYFRIRDMAAHLFSFPAVRRPGLVNYVLLGADEASFHDGFRIADGDRIAIDVKSHGVAFENPVAYVSPPPA; from the coding sequence ATGTCCCTTCCGACCCTTCCGACCCTTTTCGAGGCCCTGTACCGGGGCGAGCGGCACGTCGGCTTCGGCAGGCCGGAGCCGGGCACGCCGCAGACCCTGTACCGGGTCCCCGAGGGGCGGCTCGCGGAGATCTTCGTGACCACGGACGGCTCGCCCGGGGCGGTGCGGGCCGCCGTCACCGAGGGCGCCGAGGAGGTCACCGTCACGGCCGGCGACCCGGAGGTCCGGCTGCTGCCGCCGCTGCTGCCCGCGCGGAGCGGGGCGGCCCTGCTGAGCGGCTTCATGGGGACCCACAAGAAGAAGTGGGGCGGCGCGTCCGCGCCGGAGGGCGGCGAGTTCGAGCCGCCGAAGTGGTTCTTCAAGGGATTCGGCGACTGGGTGCGGCTGCCCGGCGAGACGCTGAACGTGCCGGCGAACCCGATCGCCCTGATCGAGGAGCCCGAGGTGGCGCTGGTCTACGTCAACGACGAGGACGGCAACCCGCACTACGCCGGCTACACCTTCGGCAACGACCTCTGCGACATCGGGCTGCACCGCAAGGACCCGGGCTACAACCCGTACTGCAAGCTGTGCGACACCGCGCTCACCCCCTGGCTGTTCCTCGGCGAGCCGCCGCGCACGGTCACCGGGCGGGTCACCATCACCCGGGACGGGGCCACCGCCTGGGAGGGGAGCTTCGACTGCGGCGACGACGCGCTGTACTTCCGGATCCGGGACATGGCGGCGCATCTGTTCTCGTTCCCCGCGGTGCGGCGGCCGGGGCTGGTCAACTACGTGCTCCTGGGGGCCGACGAGGCGAGCTTCCACGACGGGTTCCGGATCGCCGACGGCGACCGGATCGCCATCGACGTGAAGAGCCACGGTGTGGCGTTCGAGAACCCGGTGGCGTATGTGTCGCCGCCGCCGGCCTGA